The Gracilimonas sediminicola sequence GATCGGGGAAAGTAACCAGCAGGGAATTTCGTTTGTGACCAACGGTATTGTAATCGAAGAGCATAATAATGGAAGTGGCGAATGAACAGAGCAGATTTCCTTGATGAGATAAAAAACTACAACGACTTTTGGGATATAGTGGTGATCGGTGGCGGGGCTACCGGATTGGGATGTGCCGTTGATGCGGCTTCCCGTGGGTATAAAACGCTGCTTCTTGAAATGCATGACTTTGCAAAAGGCACATCCAGCCGCAGCACCAAGCTGGTACATGGCGGCGTGCGTTATTTGCAACAAGGAGATGTTTCGCTGGTAATTGAAGCCCTGCACGAACGCGGATTGCTCATTCAGAATGCCCCGCACCTGGTTAGTCATCAGTCGTTTATCGTGCCGAGTTATGAATGGTGGAACGGCCCGTTTTATGGAGTTGGGTTGAAAGTATATGATGCGCTGGCAGGAAAGCTTGGGATCAAGAAATCTGAAAACCTTTCCAAAGAAAAAACCCTGGAAAAAATCCCCACGCTGGAGCCTAAAGATTTGCGCGGAGGGGTGATGTATTATGACGGCCAGTTTGATGACTCCCGCCTTTCCATAAATCTCGCTCAAACCATAGCCGATGAAGGAGGCTATCCACTGAACTACATGAAAGTGACGGGACTAAAGAAAAATGGGAAAGGTTTTATAGAAGGACTCCAGGCCCGGGATATGCTGAATGGGGAAGATCATGAAATTAATGCCCGGGTGGTGATCAATGCTACGGGCATTTTCTCCGATCATATTATGAAAATGGATGATCAGAACCATGAAAACATAATCCAGTGTGCCCAGGGAATTCATCTGGTGCTGGATAAAGATTTTCTGCCGGGCGAGTCGGCCATTATGGTTCCCCATACCGATGACGGACGTGTACTTTTTGCCGTTCCGTGGCATAATAAAGTGATCGTAGGAACTACCGACACCCCAATTAAAAAACCCTCGCTGGAACCGGTGGCACTCGAAGAGGAAATTGAATTTATATTACGACATGCTGCCCAGTATCTCACCAAAAACCCTTCCCGTAAAGATGTGAAAAGTGTGTTTGCAGGTTTGCGTCCACTGGTAAAACCACCGGATGTGAAAAAGACCTCTGAAATATCCAGAAGCCATCACCTGCAGGTATCTGAATCGGGCCTGGTAACTATAGCAGGTGGAAAGTGGACGACCTATCGCAAGATGGCGGAGGACACCATCGACCGGGCAGCGTTGGTAGCCGGATTGGAGGTAAAAGAGTGCCCAACTAAAGACCTTCGAATTCACGGCTGGCTGAAGAATGTGGATCGCAAGGATCATCTGTTTGTATATGGATCGGATAAGGTAGCCTTGCAAAAACTGATAGACGAAAATGAGGAACTGGGTGAACAACTTCACCCCGATCTCCCCTACATAAAAGCAGAGGTGATTTGGGCGGTGCGGAACGAGCTGGCCCAAACCATCGAAGATGTACTTTCACGACGGACAAGAGCTCTGCTGCTGGATGCCAAAGCCAGTGTGGAAATGTCCCCTGAAGTAGGCCGGCTGTTGGCGCAGGAATTCGGCAAAGATAAAAGCTGGGTGGAACAGGAAGTGAAGGAATACAAACAGGTGGCGAAAAATTATATCTTGGAATGATTGTAAAATGAACAAGCAGTAATGAATACGGAAGAAGCCATACAAAAACGCCGGACCCTGAAATTGAGGGTAAATCCGGATGAACCTTTGCCGGTGACTAAAGGGGAAGAATTTAACAAAACCATCGAGCGGCTGATTGAGCTGGCCGGGCAGGCGCCCTTTCATTATCAAAGTGCGGAAAGTCATCAAAAGAAGAAGCTGACCGGCGCGGAACCGTGGCGGTTTCACGTTTTGGATGGGGAAAGTTGTCGGCAATTGCTGAAAAGCCTGAAGAAGGAGGAGCCCATGAAAGCCAGCGATGGAATCAAACAAATGCTGGCCGCGGCTGATGCCCTGATTTTAGCAACCTGGCTTCCCGAGCGCTCAAGATCTCTGTCCAGAAAATTTCATCCCAACGTGAAAAATATGGAACACATTGCAGCCACCGGAGCGGCCATTCAAAACCTGCTGCTGGCAGCCACGGCTAAAGGGGTTATCAATTATTGGTCGTCGGGAGGATGCTTGCGAAAACCCAAAGTGTTGGAGTTTTTAGGAATCCCCAGGCAGGAAATTCTGCTGGGCGCCGTCTTTCTATTTCCGGACGAATACCCCGATTCCGTTCAAACCAAACCCGGCAAAAACGCAGAAGCCAGAGGAAACCTGACAGACTATATGGAGTGGGTTGAGCTGTAGAATATCGAACATTGAATATCGAACATTGAATATTCAATGTTCGATATTCTTTACTCTTCCTTAATCAAGGCCAGTAGGTCATCATTTTCCGATCCAGCGCAGAGTGAGTTTCTAACTTTTTTTGTAATATAAGGGTATGCCAACGGTTTTAAGAATAGACGGATACAGGTTCTTTTTCTTTAGCAACGAAGGAAATGAACCCGTTCATGTTCATATTGAGAGTGGTGATGGATACTGTAAGTTTTGGATTAACCCTGTTTCCATTGCATATTCTACTGGTTATCACTCTGCTGAGTTAAATAAGATCAGGAAACTTGTTGAGGAACATAGAGAACATCTCGAGGAGGCATGGAATGAATACTTTAGTAAAAAATAAACCTACCAGGGCAACGGAAATTTGGTTCGATGATAGCAAGCTGTATGCGCTTCTTGAAGATGGAAGAGAGATTGCCGTGCCCTTAGAATGGTATCCAAAATTAAGAGATGCGAAAAAAGAGGATCTGAATGAATGGCGTTTTATAGGCGGCGGGGTTGGCATCCATTGGGAAGAGCTTGACGAGGATTTATCAATTGAAGGTTTTCTGCATTAAAAAGCCAAAATACAGAATTCGCTCCGATGCAGAGCGTCAGATCGAGGTTTTGAGTGAGGCAACGATGGCCTAAATTCATCAAAAACTCCTAACCCCCCCGCTCTTGTTCTTGTTCCCATCGATCCGCGGTGGAACATATAACTAATACCACTGAGCCCTAATACACAGGAAGAAGCAACTCCACCCCCTCACTTCAACAGTGAATGTTCAATATTCGATATTCCTTACCCTTCTTTCATAAGTGTCAGCAGGTCATCAATTTCATCCTGGTTGATAAGCTCTGAACGCAGACCAAGTTCGTTCTTCATCCGGTAATTCCGTTGCGGACCCAGGGTGAAAAACATCCGAAGCAGTTCCAGTTCGTTGTCAAAGTAGGTTGAGGTGAACCGGTCTTTGAACGTCAGGTTCATGATATGCTCTTCAAAATGATCGGCCAGCAGGCTGGAAGACCCTTTCAGAAACTGATCCACTAAAAATCCGGATTCCTCATCCAGCCGAAGCTGAAATTTTTGAGGGGTGATCCGGTTTAGTAGCTGGCTGGGTAGATAATGGGCGCTGGTGATGCTCGTTTCCTGCACAAAAAGCAGCTTCAGCAGTGCGCCGAGTCCTTTTCGCGTTTTAAGGTGACCTTTAAAGCAGCCATACACTTCCGGATAATCATCCAGCACCCGCATGGATAAGCGGAACTCCTTCTTGTTGCCCCGGCGCGCCGTGGAAATATAATAATAGGTCTCCGGTTTTTTGTTGGCATGATTGAAAGGCGGACGTAATGAACGAATAAGCAGGTTCTCAAGCAGAATGGCATCCGTTTCCGTATTACACACTTCGTAGCTTATACGCTCCAGGTGGGCAATCATTCGCTGCACCTTTTTTGACTTGGAATACCGATAAGAGGTAATGCGCTGCTGCAGGTCTTTTCCCTTGCCCACATATAATACCTGGTCGTGCTTGTCGTACATGGTATAAACGCCCGGCTCATGGGGAGGAAGCTCCTCTCCCATGGCTTTGTTCACCCGTTCTTTTTGGGTGATGGCAGTGGGTTCAAACAGGTCTAAAGTCACGAATGGAAATTTATTTGATTGCTAACAACGAAAGCTAAAATAGAAGAATAGCGACTAAAAGTGGAATGGGATTTTTTGGGAAATATATCGGTGGAATAAACCATCATTTGTTCGTCCGGTTTATAACAACTTATTAATTGGTTAAACTCTATTCTGCCCGGTACTCCCTGATAAACAATTGTTTAATAAATCAGAATAAAGTAGCTTCGTTGGTATAGTTATATGTTATACCACATGAATCAATAAGGAGGTCATATGAGAACATTCAGTTTTATTCTTCTATTTACTTTTTACATTGGTTGTTCTGATAATCAATCTGTAAACCTATCTGATGAAATTGAGTTTGGAGCTGGATACAGTATTATTACGACTTCAGATTTACCAAACATTAATAATGATACTTTAGATACTAAAGTATCATACAGTGGTTGCAGTGATGGTCACGAGTTTGAACTAAAGAATCGTACGGCAAATTCTACAGCTGAGCTTTGGTTATTTAAAAAAACCGACGATCAGCCTTGTGATGCATATTTTGAGGAAGAAAAAACTTATAATCTTTCGGAAAGTATTCTTAGCGCTGAAAACATTGTTTTAATTACTCCAACTGAAGATAGAATAACCCTTAAGTAAACATCGCTCTGTGGTATAACAAGCAAATTAAGCGGACGCGGACGGAGTTTGACTACCATTTTTATACTATTCATTGCCAATCTTTCTTGAAAGTGATACTTTAGTGTTACTATGAAAACCGAATTAGTCACAACGCTTAAACGTCAAGCAACTAAACTTCTCAAAGAGTTACGAGAGGAAAAAGAACCTGTGCTAATTACTGAGCATGGAAAACCTTCAGCATATCTTGTGGATGTGGATCATTTTGAACACATTCAAAAAAAATTATCTCTTCTTGAAGGATTGGCTCGCGGTGAGAAAGCAATTCTTGAGGGCCGTATTGTTCCCCATGCCGAGGCGAAAAAGCGCATGGCAAGATGGCTCGAATAATTTGGACTGAACCGGCTCTCAATGAGTTAGACGAAATAGCTGACTACATTTCTTTAGATAATCCAGCAGCAGCAAAGAAGTTAGTTCGATCTGCATTCGAAAAAATAGAGCGCCTGGCTCCTCATCCTAAAAGTGGTAAGCTTGTTGAAGATATTGATAACTCTATATATAGAGAAGTAGTATTATCTCCTTGCCGAATATTTTATCGGGAGGAGAATGAGATTGTATATATAGTTCATGTAATCCGTGAAGAACAATTTCTGCATATAGATCTACTTAAATCGCGGTAGAATAATTAGCTTAAAAGGGTTTTTAAATTGAACGCGTATAAGGTGCGATGGAAACTTGTTTGCAAGAAATTAATTTCACTACTTCAAGTCGAAATACCATTCACAATTAAAGTAAAACATGATCATTCGAGACATACAGCCTGAAGAATTTGAAGCCCTTGGTAACATTATGGTTGATGTTTATTCCAGGCTCGGCGGTTTCCCGAGCCCTGAAGAACAGCCCAAATATTATGAGATGCTGCAAAACATTGGTCAACTCACGAAAAAACCAGATACCAGGGTGCTTGTCGCCTTATCAGAAGAGGATGAAATTTTAGGTGGTGTGGTCTATTTCTCTGATATGAAACAATATGGATCAGGTGGAACGGCTACCAAAGAACAAGGAGCTTCCGGCATCCGGTTATTAGCGGTTAGCCCTGATGCCAGAAAACAAGGCATTGGCAAAGCCTTAACGTTCCATTGTATTGACCTCGCTCAACAATCAAATAATAATCAGATCATTTTACATACAACCAAGTCTATGCAGGTTGCCTGGAAAATGTATGAAAAATTAGGGTTTGAACGGTCTGAAGATCTTGATTTCAAACAAGCCGACCTGCCGGTTTATGGGTTCAGGTTATATCTCTGAGCCACTAAATGGTTTTTGTTGTCAACAAAAAATTCTGCTTTTTTAAACTCGTTCCGCCGCTCTACTCCGGAATGCTTACACGAGGCTCTGCCTCAAACTAAACTGACCTTTTACTCACCAACCCAACACCTACTTTATCAGCGTAACCCCGCCGGATATATGCTCAATGATATAATTACTGATTCCGCCCGGGCCTTCATCGTTAATATCCCACTTAAAATCGGCCCCGCCTATAAAAAGGTGATCGGCTTTCAGCTTATTCATTTGCTCAACAATCACTTTCCCCGGTTCGCCTGTTTCCACAAAGGGAGTCAGCGGGCCTTCCTTTCCAGCGATGTCTTCGAAGGTGTATTTAGCCATTTCCAGAATAGCCTTCGCCTCGGTTAGTGAATCATCATCGATGGCAACTACCAGAATATAGACTTCCGGTTCGGTTCGTAAATCCCGAAAAAGCTCAGCTGCATATTTAACCGCTGCACTGGCGTATTTTGTACCGTTGGTAGCTATTACCCACTTTTTTGCATTTCCCATAATTCAAATATTAAGTCAAAATTATCTATATAGGTTAATTCCGGCGGGTTACTATGGTTATCGCCATCAAAACATTAACCGGTTTGTCGTTGTGTTCTCCGGGAACAAACTCAATTCTCTCAAAAGTTTGAAGGATCAGTTGTTCACAAAATGAATTAAGTTTAC is a genomic window containing:
- a CDS encoding glycerol-3-phosphate dehydrogenase/oxidase, producing the protein MNRADFLDEIKNYNDFWDIVVIGGGATGLGCAVDAASRGYKTLLLEMHDFAKGTSSRSTKLVHGGVRYLQQGDVSLVIEALHERGLLIQNAPHLVSHQSFIVPSYEWWNGPFYGVGLKVYDALAGKLGIKKSENLSKEKTLEKIPTLEPKDLRGGVMYYDGQFDDSRLSINLAQTIADEGGYPLNYMKVTGLKKNGKGFIEGLQARDMLNGEDHEINARVVINATGIFSDHIMKMDDQNHENIIQCAQGIHLVLDKDFLPGESAIMVPHTDDGRVLFAVPWHNKVIVGTTDTPIKKPSLEPVALEEEIEFILRHAAQYLTKNPSRKDVKSVFAGLRPLVKPPDVKKTSEISRSHHLQVSESGLVTIAGGKWTTYRKMAEDTIDRAALVAGLEVKECPTKDLRIHGWLKNVDRKDHLFVYGSDKVALQKLIDENEELGEQLHPDLPYIKAEVIWAVRNELAQTIEDVLSRRTRALLLDAKASVEMSPEVGRLLAQEFGKDKSWVEQEVKEYKQVAKNYILE
- a CDS encoding nitroreductase family protein, which translates into the protein MNTEEAIQKRRTLKLRVNPDEPLPVTKGEEFNKTIERLIELAGQAPFHYQSAESHQKKKLTGAEPWRFHVLDGESCRQLLKSLKKEEPMKASDGIKQMLAAADALILATWLPERSRSLSRKFHPNVKNMEHIAATGAAIQNLLLAATAKGVINYWSSGGCLRKPKVLEFLGIPRQEILLGAVFLFPDEYPDSVQTKPGKNAEARGNLTDYMEWVEL
- a CDS encoding DUF4160 domain-containing protein: MPTVLRIDGYRFFFFSNEGNEPVHVHIESGDGYCKFWINPVSIAYSTGYHSAELNKIRKLVEEHREHLEEAWNEYFSKK
- a CDS encoding DUF2442 domain-containing protein translates to MNTLVKNKPTRATEIWFDDSKLYALLEDGREIAVPLEWYPKLRDAKKEDLNEWRFIGGGVGIHWEELDEDLSIEGFLH
- a CDS encoding nucleotide excision repair endonuclease, with translation MTLDLFEPTAITQKERVNKAMGEELPPHEPGVYTMYDKHDQVLYVGKGKDLQQRITSYRYSKSKKVQRMIAHLERISYEVCNTETDAILLENLLIRSLRPPFNHANKKPETYYYISTARRGNKKEFRLSMRVLDDYPEVYGCFKGHLKTRKGLGALLKLLFVQETSITSAHYLPSQLLNRITPQKFQLRLDEESGFLVDQFLKGSSSLLADHFEEHIMNLTFKDRFTSTYFDNELELLRMFFTLGPQRNYRMKNELGLRSELINQDEIDDLLTLMKEG
- a CDS encoding type II toxin-antitoxin system Phd/YefM family antitoxin, which produces MKTELVTTLKRQATKLLKELREEKEPVLITEHGKPSAYLVDVDHFEHIQKKLSLLEGLARGEKAILEGRIVPHAEAKKRMARWLE
- a CDS encoding type II toxin-antitoxin system RelE/ParE family toxin, whose product is MARIIWTEPALNELDEIADYISLDNPAAAKKLVRSAFEKIERLAPHPKSGKLVEDIDNSIYREVVLSPCRIFYREENEIVYIVHVIREEQFLHIDLLKSR
- a CDS encoding GNAT family N-acetyltransferase gives rise to the protein MIIRDIQPEEFEALGNIMVDVYSRLGGFPSPEEQPKYYEMLQNIGQLTKKPDTRVLVALSEEDEILGGVVYFSDMKQYGSGGTATKEQGASGIRLLAVSPDARKQGIGKALTFHCIDLAQQSNNNQIILHTTKSMQVAWKMYEKLGFERSEDLDFKQADLPVYGFRLYL
- a CDS encoding universal stress protein, whose product is MGNAKKWVIATNGTKYASAAVKYAAELFRDLRTEPEVYILVVAIDDDSLTEAKAILEMAKYTFEDIAGKEGPLTPFVETGEPGKVIVEQMNKLKADHLFIGGADFKWDINDEGPGGISNYIIEHISGGVTLIK